The following proteins come from a genomic window of Kocuria palustris:
- a CDS encoding MBL fold metallo-hydrolase — translation MNVTETAAIELAEITVRRIVVGEMQNNVYLLTSKEHGSQVLIDAAADARAIAGLVGAGSTDCSLSGSLQMIITTHSHHDHIGALEEVKSRSEAVTACGTDDEDDIAVEMDLTLDDGDVAEFEGFDLEVIGLPGHTPGSIGLVYRDPQGPVRIFTGDALFPGGVGKTNSPEAFQQAYTSVVERIFDRFDDDTVIHPGHGESTTLGQERPSLDEWRERGW, via the coding sequence ATGAACGTCACCGAGACCGCCGCCATCGAGCTGGCGGAGATCACCGTCCGCCGCATCGTGGTCGGCGAGATGCAGAACAACGTGTACCTGCTCACCTCCAAGGAGCACGGCTCCCAGGTGCTGATCGACGCTGCGGCCGATGCTCGCGCCATCGCCGGGCTCGTGGGCGCCGGCTCCACGGACTGCTCGCTGTCGGGCAGCCTGCAGATGATCATCACCACGCACTCCCACCACGATCACATCGGGGCGCTCGAGGAGGTCAAGTCCCGCTCCGAGGCCGTCACGGCCTGCGGCACCGACGACGAGGACGACATCGCCGTCGAGATGGACCTGACGCTCGATGACGGAGACGTCGCCGAGTTCGAGGGCTTCGACCTGGAGGTCATCGGCCTGCCGGGTCACACCCCTGGCTCCATCGGCCTGGTCTACCGCGACCCCCAGGGCCCGGTGCGCATCTTCACCGGTGACGCCCTCTTCCCGGGCGGCGTCGGCAAGACGAACTCGCCGGAGGCCTTCCAGCAGGCCTACACGTCAGTCGTCGAGCGGATCTTCGACCGGTTCGACGACGACACCGTGATCCACCCCGGCCACGGCGAATCCACCACGCTGGGCCAGGAGCGCCCGTCGCTGGACGAGTGGCGCGAGCGCGGCTGGTGA